From the genome of Ooceraea biroi isolate clonal line C1 chromosome 10, Obir_v5.4, whole genome shotgun sequence:
ATTACTTTCCTCTACAACAAGACCGCTTATTTGCcatccttctctttttctttgttcTCGTCAACCTCCTTGTCCTTCTCGacttccttttcctctttgTCCGCCTTCTCCTTGTCaccctccttctcttccttaGACTCTTTGGACTCCTTCGCCTCCTCCTTgccctccttctcctcctgctTCTCGGGCTTCGGCAGATGCGTGTTCATGTCCAGGCTGGAGCAGATTTCGTCCCAATCCGGGAAGCATCGTTCCTTGACGCGCGAGCAATGGCCGACCAAGTTGGGACAGTTCTCCACCATGTAATCTCGCAGGCTGTAGGGCGTGTCTTTGTCGATGTACAAGATTTGAGCGAGATGCGCGAACGCGACCACGTCCATCTGCACAAACCCAACAATCACCGCCGAGACGGATCCAGTTATACAAATGTTATTCAAGTtgcaaacaataatttatttaatatccatCTTTTGTGTTGGAATAAAATtggagattaaaataatcaatgcCGCGAAACCtcacaaattatttttgtaaaaatgatatttgcgGAAACGACTTGTACAATGTCCCAAAAAAGGTACAAAGTCAaaaccaaataaaaaaaagaacaaaatctgaataatttctaattaaaattttataactatGAGATCATTCAAATCAGCAACTGCTACTTGTTTCGTCTGGTATTCAGCACTTGTACAGTATCTGTGAACAAAGCCCTTTCGCTACAGTACTCAGCGAGTCCTGTCTTGCTACAGGTGGCTCTGGCTCACCGATATTATCCTCGATATCAGATTACGAGTAGCTGAAGCTACACTTTATGTAAGAAGCAGGATACACATCAGCACGTACCACCACCGTGGTGCCACATGcctttcgatcgcgacgagCGAATGTGTCAGCGGATTAACAACACTTACGGTAGTTGGCTCGTCCCCGAAGAAGAACGGCTTGTCAGCAAGCGTGTCCGAGAGCACCTGGAGATCGGTGCAGCCAAACTGGGACACCTCCTCCGGACTATGTACGCCCATTCCCTGAGCCTTCACTTTCCTCGCACCCTGTAAGCAATCCAACTACCATCTCACTACAAATGGTCACGATGTTTTGTTCTGCACTCGCGTTTCACTTGCCTCAATACTATCTCAGCTACCACATTCATAGACATCTATGGCCACAAGCACTCCAAGCGAATACTATGAATGATTCTGGGGATAGCATGAAGCGACATGACGTGATGACGTGTAAGTAGCGGAAACTTGGCCGAAAATCTAAATGTTTCAGAATCATATTCTACGATTCACGAGAATATGATTCTCCATTTGAGATCATTCAtacgtaaataaattattatacggtTTTAACAAATTTGCGTTTCACAATCAGATTTTATAttccatattattaatatatatattatagatgaAAACATTACAACGACCAGGAAACAAAAGACAAAACAGTTCAACTAGTAGTTGTTGATTAGATTGaccattaaaaattttaaatcatttgaACACtgagagaaatagaaatatgtGCAACGATTAGAAAACTGCAATTAGTACTCACACGTGAACGCAATGCATGTATCAAAATGTAAGTACATGCATGTCTGATTGGAAATGTATAATGAACACATGAAATGGtatatcttgaaaaaaatattaatgagatAAAAGGCCGAGGGGAAAAAACCCACGTATATGCAGCGCATATTATTGTTAACGCGTAATTGCGGAGATAATGtggaatataattacaaaagtaTGCGAAAACAAGTCATACGGACGAGAGGATGCGAGAATGAATCATTTACACTGATTGACAACCGCAAAACGTGATTTGTCATCCGTTGATGTAACGTCCAAGTTATATGCTAGGTCACATCGAGATCACTATTGACAGGCGTACGACAAACGAGACTTACCTTACGTCCGAACGTGAGCTTGAAAAAGAAGTTCAGAATCGCGTTGGGTATGCGGGAGCCGAGGGCGAGCTGCAGGTTGACCTTGTAGCCCTTCAGCACTTGATCCAAATTCTTCGTGCGCCAGCACGCGACCACCCAGACGAGGTGGTTCTCGATCATCGATATCATGGCATGGGAGACGCTTCGCTGCTCGGACGTTAGACCGGCGTCCAGATCCTTGCCGAATTTCTGACTCAGCTCGCGCAGGATGATGGTGCTGTCCGCGATCTCCTCGCCGTTCAGCTCGACGAACGGCAGCTGGCCCTTCTTGGAGCGGAATTTCATCTTGTGATCAACATTCTGGAACAGCCAAGAAAATCTTCTTGTGATCTTGTGATCAACATTCTAGAACAGCCAAGTAAATGGCGCATAATAGAATTAACTCGTGACGCGGCATGGAATGCGGCATcaagaatattaaaagcaaTATATCAGCTTTGTGTGaacataaagataaaattaatataaaaatgagacCGTAAATTTCGACGTGCCGTGtgtcttttttatattattgcaaaaatttgcGTAATATCACACGCAAGAGCGACATTTATTACGTTATGCAATTAattcttttgttttaataagactGAAGTAGAATTGTTACGCGttaaaatattctcttttaattaaaacacaaTTTAGTATGTTGCTTTTTcagtaaaatacatttaatcgCAATTAGTTCAATTGGGAAAACACTCTGTAATTGCTATTTTGTACGTTGTCAAAGAGTGTAAAATACTCTTGCGACTCTGCGTGCACTAAATGACGTTGTACAGAGATGAACAAGCATAAGCATCTACACTCTCGCGGAGCACATGCTCTATTTATAGACATACGCATCGCGTTAAACACATAAGTGGGATATCGTGGCTTTCGCAGGTGAATCAGCTTATTACTTGTAATCTGCGAGCGTTTCACGCGTgatgtacagggtgtctcagatTCACCATTCTGCTTCTTGCTGAATTTGTAGTCTACattgtatttctttttcgGCGATAATTTTACAAGAATCCATTCAACGTaaacttctcttccattatTAATACCGAATAGTAAATAATAGTTACATTTCTGTtaaaataaacgtttattaaaattaattgttctcGAACGGATGTTATTAAGCTTTAtcagttttaaatatttttcgattcgATCATAATAATTATGCGACAACAAATTGTGatggttttattattaaacagttGTACGAGCGTTAAATCTACAATGGGATTTCTCTGTAATACTTATGCAGCGTACCATCTCGCTTGTATGTTATactatgtatattatatttatactatgTGGATCAAACATTTCCTACTCGCAGAAAACGGAGAGGAACATTTCCAAGTTACGAGAACGAGAAGTTTACTGGTAACAATGCCATTCCAAAAAGTGACTCGCTGACAAGCCGATGGAAACAGAAGAGGAGATAAATCACACGGAAGTTTATAACGCACGTGAGCCAAAGGACTGAGACGCGTTCACTATGTGAGAAATACGGAAGAGTGGCAGAACGAGTTAGGAGAGCGAACTTGAAACGAAGAAACAAAAGGATGAAGTGATGTGCCGCGTTAGCGGTGCCAATTACGGAGCCGCGAGATGTATAAATACcggaaaaaagagaatgaaaGGACCACCCGATGTGTATAATTCGGTCTAACCAAATacacgaaaaataatattgtaatataaaaatattttattcatatagtaacacataataataataatattacaatataatgttaaattatcatgtaatatagtaataaataatatattaacataatatgttaatgtattataatatatttatataacgcCTCCCgacatattcatatattacaGTTTGTCGGCATGAAGAAAGTAAAGGGACACAGCGGAGATCCATTGCTCCAGTTTTAACCCCTTGGTATGACGACAAGATCGATGAGGGCTAGCATAGGCCCGCATGACACGCATGTATCAGCTACGCAGTGGTACGAATGCTGAATGCATGCCAGCCACTCGCTTCCACTCCGTTTATCATTCTTATCATCCGATcaaattatttgcattttcaacTTTAACGGATAACGTCGACGGCTGTTACGGGGCGAGGTCGTTAACATGCCCTGCAACGCCCTGCGATCCGCCCTCGATACGCGTTCACATCCCTGTTGCATCTCGTGTTTATTACTTATTGAAACCGCTTGCACGAGACTTCGATAATAAACGCAAGATGTGACAATAAAGGAAGAGACTCGGCAGCGTCGCTCCCGATTAATCACACCAGCATCCCCCTATAAATACGGTCATTACGTTGTTTACTGAAATTTTTCGCAGTTTTTGAGACAACAAGTTGCGATCGATAAACAGCGACAAGGGAGGAACGGGGTTGAAACGCAGCCACATAATATATTAGCATCTCTACTACATCGTGCAGGtaattttgtcatttatatttaaggGGGCATATACATATCTCGGCCTCGAAAATGAGCATTctttgtgattttttttctcttaaaataagaaagatagGATGTTCGGTCTTTTTGGAGGTTAAAGTATGAACCTTTTactatgttaaaatatttttgtttatttattgtttacagTATACAGCCGCGCCTGCGCAATCGCGTCTAGCCCTGTTTGTAATTCCGCCCTAGATGGTTCCAGGAAAATCTTCTGCGTGCTTCATCTGAAAACAAAAAACCAAAGATTTtcttaaaagttataatattttacacatcCTATCGGATGGGATTGTAAAACTTctgatttttaacaaaatggcgggctattgaaattatttaaaatcgatactaaaatttcaatagcccgccattttgttaaaaatcagAAGTTTTACAATCCCATCCGATAGgatgtgtaaaatattataacttttaagaAAATCTTTGGTTTTTTGTTTTCAGATGAAGCACGCAGAAGATTTTCCTGGAACCATCTAGGGCGGAATTACAAACAGGGCTAGACGCGATTGCGCAGGCGCGGCTGTATActgtaaacaataaataaacaaaaatattttaacatagtAAAAGGTTCATACTTTAACCTCCAAAAAGACCGAACATCctatctttcttattttaag
Proteins encoded in this window:
- the LOC105278321 gene encoding failed axon connections isoform X2, whose translation is MTMATETENNGPESKEIKDVKEMKEALKDDAPPDNKQEEKDAAKKDEAAGKKDDDAAAAATAGAAAGAAAAPAKASTVHHPDYEKDVVYLYQFPRTPLLPSLSPYGLKVETWLRLNGIKYENVDHKMKFRSKKGQLPFVELNGEEIADSTIILRELSQKFGKDLDAGLTSEQRSVSHAMISMIENHLVWVVACWRTKNLDQVLKGYKVNLQLALGSRIPNAILNFFFKLTFGRKGARKVKAQGMGVHSPEEVSQFGCTDLQVLSDTLADKPFFFGDEPTTMDVVAFAHLAQILYIDKDTPYSLRDYMVENCPNLVGHCSRVKERCFPDWDEICSSLDMNTHLPKPEKQEEKEGKEEAKESKESKEEKEGDKEKADKEEKEVEKDKEVDENKEKEKDGK
- the LOC105278321 gene encoding failed axon connections isoform X1, whose product is MTMATETENNGPESKEIKDVKEMKEALKDDAPPDNKQEEKDAAKKDEAAGKKDDDAAAAATAGAAAGAAAAPAKASTVHHPDYEKDVVYLYQFPRTPLLPSLSPYGLKVETWLRLNGIKYENVDHKMKFRSKKGQLPFVELNGEEIADSTIILRELSQKFGKDLDAGLTSEQRSVSHAMISMIENHLVWVVACWRTKNLDQVLKGYKVNLQLALGSRIPNAILNFFFKLTFGRKLDCLQGARKVKAQGMGVHSPEEVSQFGCTDLQVLSDTLADKPFFFGDEPTTMDVVAFAHLAQILYIDKDTPYSLRDYMVENCPNLVGHCSRVKERCFPDWDEICSSLDMNTHLPKPEKQEEKEGKEEAKESKESKEEKEGDKEKADKEEKEVEKDKEVDENKEKEKDGK
- the LOC105278321 gene encoding failed axon connections isoform X3; the encoded protein is MKFRSKKGQLPFVELNGEEIADSTIILRELSQKFGKDLDAGLTSEQRSVSHAMISMIENHLVWVVACWRTKNLDQVLKGYKVNLQLALGSRIPNAILNFFFKLTFGRKLDCLQGARKVKAQGMGVHSPEEVSQFGCTDLQVLSDTLADKPFFFGDEPTTMDVVAFAHLAQILYIDKDTPYSLRDYMVENCPNLVGHCSRVKERCFPDWDEICSSLDMNTHLPKPEKQEEKEGKEEAKESKESKEEKEGDKEKADKEEKEVEKDKEVDENKEKEKDGK